One Tachysurus vachellii isolate PV-2020 chromosome 18, HZAU_Pvac_v1, whole genome shotgun sequence DNA segment encodes these proteins:
- the LOC132860899 gene encoding protein FAM83F-like yields MADSQLICMDEEHVNVKVPESKPEFYYSEEQRAALEHLLRNGDGAFKLRLREDNIKDFLSAREVKWIRDTFQSYDDPDPDNELRSETRAPRSPLSSDSGVHSTYWPTVSDTEVPALELGWTSVGFYRGVTRVSVYTHPPKESSPHIKEVVRRMIQEAHKVIAVVMDLLTDLLILQDLLDAASKRGVAVYLLLDEKGLPHFLDMCNRLQISAQHLRNMCVRMVRGCGLALSFGKLPGSLSSKYMLVDGEKVMFGSYSFTWTSSRMNRNTITVMSGHVVDFFDSDFRELYAVSEKVDLYQEFHIPKPPRHTMPTPLLKAPPTTTQPAPPASTSRFQVSLGESKQVNLKVPAHKYHNPKYALVVGNSLGLTGSLQDLSRLREHTRNSSESNMEKLLHTSGGANKQSDGAPQEETSESKGDVNKSPLFGSKKQRSSFRLFLKGRSPNQSPDLQTANNHNTADVKTANHGQAKPTTQIKDSPKLTTQIKDSPKLTTQIKDSPKLTTQIKDSPKLTTQIKDSPKLTNHTKESPKTANHVKEVQPETVQIPNGKHTPPSSSQDKDASAVIDELDDSFVVIEKPNLLKFKSKKSSKLPQRSVSMQVISTGAEEGSKGQKRNQKKSCIQS; encoded by the exons ATGGCGGACTCGCAGCTCATCTGCATGGATGAAGAACACGTTAACGTGAAAGTTCCCGAGTCCAAGCCGGAGTTTTATTACAGTGAGGAGCAGCGCGCGGCGCTCGAACATCTCCTGCGGAACGGAGACGGTGCGTTCAAGCTGCGGCTCCGCGAGGACAACATCAAAGACTTTCTGTCTGCGCGCGAAGTCAAATGGATCCGGGACACGTTCCAGTCTTACGACGATCCCGATCCGGACAACGAGCTCCGCTCCGAGACACGAGCACCGCGTTCACCCCTGAGCTCGGACTCGGGAGTTCACTCCACCTACTGGCCCACAGTGTCGGACACCGAGGTACCGGCGCTCGAGCTGGGATGGACCTCCGTCGGCTTTTACCGGGGAGTCACGCGCGTGTCGGTTTACACACATCCACCCAAAGAGAGCAGCCCTCACATCAAAGAGGTGGTGAGGAGGATGATCCAGGAGGCACACAAG gtcaTAGCTGTGGTCATGGACCTCCTTACAGACCTGCTCATCCTGCAGGATCTTCTGGATGCAGCAAGTAAACGTGGTGTTGCTGTGTACCTGCTGCTGGATGAGAAAGGTCTTCCTCACTTCCTGGACATGTGCAACAGGCTGCAGATCTCAGCTCAACACCTCaga AACATGTGTGTGAGGATGGTAAGAGGATGCGGTCTTGCTCTGTCCTTCGGAAAACTGCCGGGGTCCCTGAGCTCCAAGTACATGCTGGTGGACGGAGAGAAAGTGATGTTCGGCTCCTACAG TTTCACATGGACCTCGTCTCGGATGAACCGGAACACCATCACCGTCATGTCCGGTCATGTGGTCGACTTCTTCGATAGCGATTTCCGTGAGCTTTATGCTGTGTCTGAGAAAGTGGACCTGTACCAAGAGTTCCACATTCCCAAACCCCCCAGACACACCATGCCCACCCCCCTCCTGAAAGCTCCGCCCACCACAACCCAGCCCGCTCCACCTGCATCCACCTCTCGCTTTCAGGTGTCTCTCGGAGAATCCAAGCAGGTCAATCTGAAAGTTCCTGCTCACAAATACCACAATCCCAAATACGCCCTGGTGGTGGGAAACAGTTTAGGCCTCACTGGCTCACTGCAGGATCTGAGCAGGCTCAGGGAACACACCAGGAACAGCTCAGAAAGCAACATGGAGAAGTTACTCCACACCAGTGGGGGCGCTAACAAGCAGTCAGACGGAGCGCCTCAGGAGGAGACGAGTGAAAGTAAAGGAGATGTAAATAAATCACCTTTGTTCGGTTCAAAGAAGCAGCGCAGCTCCTTCAGGTTGTTCCTCAAAGGCAGATCgcccaatcagagtccagatctACAGACAGCCAATAATCACAACACAGCAGACGTGAAAACAGCCAATCACGGCCAAGCAAAGCCTACCACTCAGATCAAAGACTCCCCAAAACTGACCACTCAGATCAAAGACTCCCCAAAACTGACCACTCAGATCAAAGACTCCCCAAAACTGACCACTCAGATCAAAGACTCCCCAAAACTGACCACTCAGATCAAAGACTCCCCAAAACTGACCAATCACACGAAGGAGTCGCCGAAGACGGCTAATCATGTGAAGGAGGTGCAGCCTGAGACCGTGCAGATACCCAACggcaaacacacaccaccttcTTCATCACAGGATAAAGACGCGAGTGCGGTCATAGACGAACTGGACGATTCGTTTGTCGTCATAGAAAAACCAAACCTGCTaaaatttaaaagcaaaaaatccTCCAAATTGCCTCAGAGAAGCGTTTCCATGCAGGTGATCAGCACAGGAGCAGAGGAAG GCTCCAAAGGACAAAAACGCAACCAGAAGAAGTCGTGTATTCAGTCGTGA
- the LOC132861694 gene encoding cytohesin-2-like — protein MKSPSYTSSMDSMRKDSFLWGKAPSAFSQTEKKPVETITMQKNNILDDIQKLRLEIENVMSEIHTMESNEENKNIIMSRMFLCGKKKFNMDPMKGIQYLLDNDLLDETPEAVAEFLYKEDGLNKTAIGIFLGEREEFYLQILKAFVDLHEFSDLNLVQALRQFLWSFRLPGEAQKIDRMMEAFAQRYCICNTGVFQSTDSCYILSFAIIMLNTSLHNPNVKEKTTLERFISMNRGINHGGDLPSDLLTKLYESIRSEPFKIPEDDGNDLTHTFFNPDREGWLLKEGGRVKTWKRRWFILTDSCLYYFQYTTDKEPKGIIPLENLSIRDVDDPHKQFCFELFLPHSNGQKIKACKTDPDGKVVVGKHNEYKIKASSAEERDDWVQAIRSCITKDPFYDLVSARKKKIINNNNKKNNSECSK, from the exons ATGAAG TCTCCATCTTACACAAGCAGCATGGACTCGATGAGAAAGGACAGTTTCCTGTGGGGTAAAG cTCCATCAGCTTTCAGTCAGACGGAGAAGAAGCCGGTGGAAACCATCACAATGCAGAAGAACAACATCCTCGATGATATTCAG AAGCTCCGGCTGGAGATTGAGAACGTTATGAGTGAAATCCACACCATGGAGTCCAATGAGGAGAA TAAGAACATCATCATGAGCAGAATGTTCCTCTGTGGCAAGAAGAAGTTCAACATGGACCCCATGAAG gggATTCAGTACTTGTTAGATAATGACCTGTTGGACGAAACTCCAGAAGCAGTGGCTGAGTTTCTGTATAAAGAGGACGGACTCAACAAAACAGCCATCGGAATCTTCCTCGGAGAAAG GGAGGAGTTCTACCTGCAGATCCTGAAAGCCTTTGTAGATCTTCACGAGTTCTCAGACCTGAACCTGGTGCAGGCTTTGAG gcAGTTTTTGTGGAGTTTCCGTCTCCCAGGTGAGGCTCAGAAGATTGATCGCATGATGGAGGCATTCGCTCAGAGATACTGCATCTGCAACACCGGGGTCTTTCAGTCCACAG ACTCGTGTTATATTCTGTCCTTCGCCATCATCATGCTGAACACCAGCCTGCACAACCCCAACGTCAAGGAGAAAACAACTCTAGAGCGCTTCATCAGCATGAACCGAGGAATTAATCATGGAGGAGATCTTCCCAGTGACCTTCTGACG aAACTGTACGAGAGCATCAGGAGCGAACCGTTTAAGATCCCAGAGGACGACGGGAacgatctcacacacaccttctttaATCCTGACCGAGAGGGATGGCTGCTTAAAGAGG GGGGCAGAGTGAAGACCTGGAAGAGAAGGTGGTTTATTCTGACAGACAGCTGCCTGTATTACTTTCAGTACACCACT GACAAAGAACCAAAAGGGATCATTCCTCTGGAGAACCTGAGCATCAGAGACGTGGACGACCCTCACAAACAG ttctgTTTTGAGCTCTTCCTCCCTCACAGTAACGGACAGAAGATAAAGGCGTGTAAAACTGATCCAGACGGTAAAGTTGTTGTAGGAAAACACAACGAGTACAAGATCAAGGCTTCTTCTGCTGAGGAGAGAGACGACTGGGTTCAGGCTATCAG GTCCTGCATCACTAAAGATCCGTTCTATGATCTGGTGTCTGCTCgcaaaaagaaaattataaacaacaacaacaagaagaacaacTCAGAATGTAGTAAATAA